CTTCAGTCCTTTCGCCGCCGGTGGGACTCTCTTCTGCCATATTTATTCACCGTTAATCTGAAAATTTAAGTCTGGAAAGGTATTCAGCCGAAGACGAATTTTCGTAAGTGATCAGGGGCACCGCATATTCGCACGGTCGCGATAGCCCGCATAGTGGGCTATAGTGGCCAGTCACGCCTGTACGAATCTACGGCACCCCTGATCACTTACAAGGTTAAGATAGATGAAAACACAGAGTTACAAATCCTATGACCAGTTACGAATTTTCAATTGCAAAAAATGAACCGAAACTGCAAAACAGTTTAAAAACGAAGGTAACTGAGAAGAGTGAGAAATTTTTCCGGCAAAGTGTCAAATTCTTGTCTTATTGTGACAGCGACGATGTTAAGTGTCAAAGCTATGACAACAAAAGCGGTGCCGATGTTGATGGGAAATGAGAGCAGAAAGACATTCAATTGAGGAAAAACACGGGCGAGTACACCAAGAATAAGGCCGGAGAGAAGAAGTACGGCAAGTACCGGGGCGCTGAACTGCACCCCGAGGTAAAACATATGAGAACCCTGTTCCATGAGAAATGGTATGGCTTTTCCGGAAACATTGAATTGGCCAGGGGGCAGGAGTTCATAGGATTTAACTGCCAGTCTGAGAAAAAGGTGGTGTCCATTGATGGCAAGAAAAATAAGGATGGCAAACACATTCTGAAATTGGGAAATGAGCGCCACCTGTTTTTTACTCTGTGGATCAAAGACATTGGCTGCTGCAAAACCCATCTGGTAACCAATGACTGTTGCGCCGAACTCCACTGCAGTGAAAATGAGCCTGGCTATCAATCCCAGAAGGATACCGAGGAGCAATTCTCCGATGACAAGGAGAAGAAAGGGCAGGGGAGAAAAGTTTACAACTTTTATGGCGCCGGACATCAAGGGAAAAAGTGTCAGGGAAATGGCAAAAATAAGTGCGGTTCTAATACGCATGGGAGTCTGGGCTGAAAAGAGTACCGGAATGGCACCAATAAACCCTGCAACTCTGGCCGTTACGATCAGAAAGACCTGAAACTGCTCTACCGGGATAAGCTGGATGTCCATTTTTCTCGTCTGAAAATCTTGCTGTTGAAGGTCGATTTATCACCATCAGATTTTCATCATTTTTTTATTCAAAGGGTATTAACTTGGAGCATTTTGCTACGGTCGTGCGGCTTAAAGTGTGGTCATGATATCAAAAAGCCCCCTGGTGAAGAGCAGGAGCAGTTTTATCATCCAGGGTCCGAACAGGAGAAAGGTTACAAAAACGGCTACAATCTTGGGAACAAAGGTCAGAGTCTGTTCATTAATCTGGGTTGCGGCCTGGAAGATAGAGACAAGAAGGCCAATGACCATACCGACAATCAACATGGGTGCTGCTGCCATCAATATTGTCTGAACAGCCCTCCTTGCGATTTCAATGGCGAGTTCAGGGGTCATTGTAATTTATTCCTTTTTATGAAGTGAAGACACCATTTCAGATATCAGCCGAAACTTTTTATCAGGGAGCCTACAATCAGGCTCCAGCCGTCCACCAGAACAAAGAGCAAGAGTTTAAAGGGCATGGAAATAATAACCGGAGGCAGCATCATCATACCCATTGACATCAGAATTGAAGCAACGATCATATCTATCA
The DNA window shown above is from Desulfomarina profundi and carries:
- the fliR gene encoding flagellar biosynthetic protein FliR, whose translation is MDIQLIPVEQFQVFLIVTARVAGFIGAIPVLFSAQTPMRIRTALIFAISLTLFPLMSGAIKVVNFSPLPFLLLVIGELLLGILLGLIARLIFTAVEFGATVIGYQMGFAAANVFDPQSKKQVALISQFQNVFAILIFLAINGHHLFLRLAVKSYELLPPGQFNVSGKAIPFLMEQGSHMFYLGVQFSAPVLAVLLLSGLILGVLARVFPQLNVFLLSFPINIGTAFVVIALTLNIVAVTIRQEFDTLPEKFLTLLSYLRF
- the fliQ gene encoding flagellar biosynthesis protein FliQ → MTPELAIEIARRAVQTILMAAAPMLIVGMVIGLLVSIFQAATQINEQTLTFVPKIVAVFVTFLLFGPWMIKLLLLFTRGLFDIMTTL